A region of the Aerosakkonema funiforme FACHB-1375 genome:
GGCAATGCTAATTTCAATTGGGCAAACTTGAAAGGAGCAAATTTGGAGGGAGCAAATTTGAAGGGAGCAAAAATGCCAGATGGCAGGATACACAATGATTACTTGGAATCTGCCAACTATCTAAGTGCTTGAAAAATGATTTGTTCTTGGTTAACGATCCTGTTAATCTGATGGAACCATTAATGGTCTCTTTGGCACTTAAAAATAACTTGGTGTGATTGAGTTTGATTCTGCTTTTTGACGATCTGAAACTAGAAATGAATTTACTGTTTGAGTTTTCACGAAATCATTGCATCGCAATTTGCGCTTTTTTAGTGCCAGCAAATTTGTTACTTACTCTGGGAACAGTAGTACTTGTCAGCCAGCTTCGCCACTTAACTCAGGTGTATTTGTCAGTATTCGCTGCAAGCTTTTTCGCGTTGACTTTGTTATTGCATGATTTTACCTGGTTCAGCATTGGAGTGGTGATGGCTCCAACCTACATTTTGCTGGCCTTAGCTTGTGTTTGCCTCAGTCTCAATCTATGGGCGATCGTTCATCCAGCCAGTATGAAGCAACTAATCAAAGAATTTACATCAATAGGGTACAGAAACGTTGCAATGCTGACCAATCACACTTTCTCTCTTAAGGTGACAGAGCCCAATTAGTTCATTGAGTACTTCTAATACAAATTACAGTCGTTTTTAGAGGTTTTATGTCTACTCCCTTAACATCCGGTGTCCTCGTTACCATGATTGGTGAAGCGGTATTGCAAGATCGACTCATCAACTTACTAACAAAATTAAGGGTATCTGGTTACACAATCATTCCAGCGCAGGGTGCAGGCAGTCATGGGAGACGTATGGGAGATATGGCTGGCTATAACACCAATATTGAAATCAAAACGATCGTTACCCCGGAAATATCCACTCAACTATTTGAAGACCTGAAACCCCTACAATCCAATCATGCTTTAATTGCGTTTCGGCAAACTGTAGATGGTTTGTTTGATTAAACTGTTCCCATATTCAATGTATTTCGAGTTTGATTTTTTGGGTGATGCCAATTCTTTCTGCAAGACCGATCGACTCGATTAACTGCTCATAATCAACACCCACTAACCTTTGGGTTTCGGATGGGTGCTTTTCTATATATTCTCTCACTTGACTCATTTCAGTAAGGTAAAACTCCATTTTATCTTATTCGCTCGCAGTTGAGTTTATATGTTGGGGATATCTATTGTAAAAATTACTTGGAGCAGCTAGCTAAAATAAATAGCATAAGCGATTGCCTATTAGCTGAAATTTCATTTATTTGTGTCAAAATATATTAATTTTGTGGTAGCACGATGTCAAATCAACACCCCTTTTTTCTCCCTAGCGATGTAGGAATGGACTACACCCACTTGCGAGATTTACTGGCTGCACTAAAGTGGAGAGA
Encoded here:
- a CDS encoding P-II family nitrogen regulator, encoding MSTPLTSGVLVTMIGEAVLQDRLINLLTKLRVSGYTIIPAQGAGSHGRRMGDMAGYNTNIEIKTIVTPEISTQLFEDLKPLQSNHALIAFRQTVDGLFD
- a CDS encoding pentapeptide repeat-containing protein, whose translation is GNANFNWANLKGANLEGANLKGAKMPDGRIHNDYLESANYLSA